The DNA sequence AGTGATTACGGCCATGGTGATCGGCATGCTGATGTTCCATTCCTCCGACCCCCGTAAGTGGAATGTCGTCGGGCCGGAATCGGGAGAGAAATACTTCTTCCCCTCCCTGGCTCGCACCTCGACGGGTGACTTCATCCCCTCCAAAGCACTGATGATGGATGACTACTGTAAGAAGTGTCATCCCGATACTCACAAAGACTGGTCCAAGAGCGTCCACCGTTTCAGTTCATTTAATAACCCGACCTATCTGGCCTCGGTACGCGAAACGCGGAAAGTCTCTTTCGAACGTGACGGCAACCTGCAGGCCTCCCGCTTCTGTGCGGGCTGCCACGATCCGGTTCCGTTCTTCAGTGGCGCCTTTGATGATCCAAACTTTGACGACATCAACCACATCACCGCCCAGGCGGGCATCACCTGCACCACCTGTCATGCGATTACGCACGTTAACAGTGTCCGCGGCAACAGTGACTACACGATCGAAGAACCGATTCACTACCCCTTCGCCTATAGCGACAATCCCTTCCTGCAATGGGTCAACAATCAGCTGGTCAAAGCAAAGCCTGAGTTCCATAAGAAGACCTTCCTGAAAGACTTCCATAAATCGACCGAATTCTGTGGTACCTGTCACAAGGTGCATCTGCCCGAGGAACTCAATCAGTACAAATTCCTGCGCGGACAGAATCATTATGACTCCTTCCTGCTGAGTGGAGTCTCCGGCCATGGAGCGCGGAGTTTCTATTATCCCCCCAAAGCACAGGAAAACTGCAATAAGTGCCACATGCCCGCGAAAGAATCGAACGACTTCGGTGCCCGTCACTTCTACGGCGCGAAGGAACTCAGCGTGCACAACCACCTGTTCCCCGCCGCGAACACTGGTATCGCCGCCCTGCGGGGTGATCAGGAAACAGTGGCCGTCCATCAGGAATTCCTGAAAGACAACCTCCGCGTCGACTTCTTCGGAATCCGCGAGGACGGCAGTATCGAAGGCAAGCTGACCGCTCCACTGCGACCGGAAGTACCCACATTGAAACCGGGGCACAAGTATCTCCTGGAAACGGTACTCCGCACGTTAAAAGTGGGCCACCACTTCACTCAGGGAACAGCCGATTCCAACGAAATCTGGCTGGATGTCACCGTCAAAAGTGGCGACCGGATTATCGGCCGCAGCGGTTCCCGGGAAGCGGATGGCACCGTGGATCCCTGGTCGCATTTCGTGAATGCGTTTGTGATTGACCGTGAAGGCAATCGCATCGACCGCCGTAATGCCCAGGACATCTTTGTAGCCCTGTATAACAACCAGATGCCCCCCGGTGCCGGTCAGACCGTGCATTACGAACTCAATCTGCCCGACGACCTGAACGAACCGGTAACCGTCGAAGCGAAACTGCAGTATCGCAAATTCGATACGCATTACATGCAGTACGTCGCCTCTTCCCTGGAGGAGAAAGGACAGAAGCTCTCCTGGAAGGAACCGGGAGTACCTTATGTGAATACGCTGCCCATCACTACGATCGCTTCCGACACGATTACCTTCCCCGTGGAGGGCGTGGAGGCGAAAATTGAGAACAAAAAAGTGGAGATCCCGGAAT is a window from the Gimesia benthica genome containing:
- a CDS encoding tetratricopeptide repeat protein, producing MATTDTSVNESRPRRIVRRAVGPKLRKVLYLLFFLVALLGANSIYLVSITTYDWLSGETLENWFYQYMFLAHLILGLLLLAPFILFGIVHIYNTKNRLNRRAVRVGYGLFIISCLVLISGLLLLRIGSFDLKNPTARSITYWCHVIAPIFALWLYWLHRLVGPKIRWKAGLSYMGVITAMVIGMLMFHSSDPRKWNVVGPESGEKYFFPSLARTSTGDFIPSKALMMDDYCKKCHPDTHKDWSKSVHRFSSFNNPTYLASVRETRKVSFERDGNLQASRFCAGCHDPVPFFSGAFDDPNFDDINHITAQAGITCTTCHAITHVNSVRGNSDYTIEEPIHYPFAYSDNPFLQWVNNQLVKAKPEFHKKTFLKDFHKSTEFCGTCHKVHLPEELNQYKFLRGQNHYDSFLLSGVSGHGARSFYYPPKAQENCNKCHMPAKESNDFGARHFYGAKELSVHNHLFPAANTGIAALRGDQETVAVHQEFLKDNLRVDFFGIREDGSIEGKLTAPLRPEVPTLKPGHKYLLETVLRTLKVGHHFTQGTADSNEIWLDVTVKSGDRIIGRSGSREADGTVDPWSHFVNAFVIDREGNRIDRRNAQDIFVALYNNQMPPGAGQTVHYELNLPDDLNEPVTVEAKLQYRKFDTHYMQYVASSLEEKGQKLSWKEPGVPYVNTLPITTIASDTITFPVEGVEAKIENKKVEIPEWQRWNDYGIGLFLKGKAELRQAAEAFSQVDQLGRYDGTLNLARVYFREGRLQDAVEALQKSSTFTDPPAPPWTLAWLSGKVNQQQGHLEEAEKNYRSVLEDQTEERTSRGFDFSKDYVVINDLGQNLFDQAKRFRTEANRDQRDQLLNQAVEQFQKTLVLDPENVTAHYNLSLIYDQLGKQELSEEHRKLHLKYKVDDTARGFAERKAREKYPAANHAAEQPVIYSLHRKTETKPNATALKD